The genome window TCTACACGGTCACCCCGAAGAAGCCGAACTCGGCGCTGCGGAAGGTGGCCCGGGTGCGGCTGACGAACGGCATCGAGGTGACGGGGTACATCCCCGGGGTCGGCCACAACTTGCAGGAGCACTCGATCGTGCTGATCCGCGGGGGCCGCGTGAAGGACCTGCCGGGGGTGCGTTACCACATCATCCGGGGAATCCTCGACGCGGCGGGCGTGGCGAACCGCCGGCGGAGCCGATCGAAGTATGGCGCCAAGACGCCGAAGGCCGGCGGCGCCTAGGGGACGCGCGGTGCTGATACACCGAGTTCCGGATTCCTCGTCCGTACACGGCGCGCCGAAGCGCTC of Candidatus Methylomirabilota bacterium contains these proteins:
- the rpsL gene encoding 30S ribosomal protein S12; the encoded protein is MPTISQLVRQGREAVRKRSKAPAMGGSPQKRGVCIRVYTVTPKKPNSALRKVARVRLTNGIEVTGYIPGVGHNLQEHSIVLIRGGRVKDLPGVRYHIIRGILDAAGVANRRRSRSKYGAKTPKAGGA